A region of Candidatus Poribacteria bacterium DNA encodes the following proteins:
- a CDS encoding DUF4960 domain-containing protein has product MEPPQTDPMGGEPMRRSTAILFAIGILTIPVAAAQAYTLGLVREGAAQPNAEAAYKWAASKYDTKEIGRPKAKADLLGYGVVWWDESHAPAIPAPFLDKATVDAFRGYVQDGGGLLLSNLAFHYLFEMGVESGQPRYFGRNDASPLNWTDFQISKGQDKHPVFSGLKIENGLIQYDIQGWTDGSDFYAAAGPTGPKDGKTLAQVVDGQPQTNPLVEYSVGNGAIVAIGWVWSSWVVNKKLDDVNTKLHANIIDYLATKSAFAAVAPRGKLATSWAELKR; this is encoded by the coding sequence GTGGAACCGCCCCAAACCGACCCGATGGGAGGAGAGCCCATGCGACGTTCGACCGCGATTCTGTTTGCCATCGGCATCCTGACGATTCCCGTTGCCGCCGCGCAGGCGTACACGCTGGGGCTGGTCCGCGAGGGAGCGGCGCAGCCCAACGCCGAAGCCGCCTACAAGTGGGCTGCGAGCAAGTACGACACGAAGGAGATCGGCCGTCCGAAGGCGAAAGCCGATCTGCTCGGCTACGGCGTCGTGTGGTGGGATGAGAGCCACGCTCCGGCAATCCCTGCGCCGTTCCTCGACAAGGCAACCGTGGATGCCTTCCGAGGCTACGTGCAGGACGGCGGTGGTCTGCTCCTGTCTAACCTGGCGTTCCATTACCTGTTCGAGATGGGCGTCGAGAGTGGCCAGCCCCGCTATTTCGGGCGCAACGACGCCAGCCCGCTCAACTGGACGGACTTCCAAATATCCAAGGGGCAGGACAAGCATCCGGTCTTCAGCGGGCTGAAGATCGAGAACGGGTTGATCCAGTACGACATTCAGGGCTGGACGGACGGATCCGACTTCTATGCTGCTGCCGGACCCACAGGACCCAAGGACGGGAAGACTCTGGCACAGGTCGTCGATGGTCAGCCGCAGACGAACCCGCTCGTCGAGTATTCCGTCGGGAACGGCGCGATCGTGGCTATCGGGTGGGTCTGGTCGTCGTGGGTCGTCAACAAGAAGCTCGATGACGTCAACACGAAGCTCCACGCGAACATCATCGACTACCTGGCGACCAAGTCAGCGTTCGCGGCGGTCGCGCCGCGCGGCAAGCTGGCGACCTCCTGGGCGGAGCTGAAGCGCTAG
- a CDS encoding DUF1445 domain-containing protein, whose protein sequence is MPEPYATASEARLAMRRGEWTGPTTYRMPGWVQCNLVALPREDAYDFLVYCQRNRDACPIVDITDPGSVEPAHAAPGADLRTDLARYRIYQNGEMATEPTDAREWWRDDLVAVLIGSSLTFDEPLRRAGVELSPDVWVLRTELPTRPAGRFSGRLIVTLRFLRPRDAIIATQLTARFPWNHGAPLHIGDPSDIGADVADPIVGEPITEPPIGRTGVFWACGVTPQQAALDARLPLMITHCPGHGFITDLRADAICQP, encoded by the coding sequence ATGCCTGAGCCCTACGCGACGGCGTCGGAAGCGCGACTGGCGATGCGTCGGGGCGAGTGGACGGGTCCCACGACCTACCGGATGCCCGGATGGGTTCAGTGTAACCTGGTCGCTCTGCCGCGCGAGGATGCCTACGACTTCCTCGTCTATTGCCAGCGGAACCGCGACGCCTGCCCGATCGTGGACATCACCGATCCGGGGAGCGTGGAACCCGCCCACGCCGCTCCCGGGGCGGACCTGCGCACGGACCTCGCCCGCTACCGAATCTACCAGAATGGGGAGATGGCAACCGAGCCGACGGACGCTCGCGAATGGTGGCGCGATGACCTGGTCGCCGTCCTCATCGGTTCCAGCCTGACGTTCGACGAACCGCTCCGCCGCGCCGGCGTCGAGCTTTCGCCGGACGTGTGGGTTCTTCGAACGGAGTTGCCGACGCGTCCGGCGGGACGCTTCTCCGGCAGGCTCATCGTGACGCTCCGGTTCCTCCGACCGCGCGACGCGATCATCGCGACGCAGTTGACGGCGCGATTCCCGTGGAACCACGGAGCGCCGCTTCATATCGGCGATCCGTCCGACATCGGCGCGGACGTGGCGGATCCCATCGTCGGCGAACCGATCACCGAGCCGCCCATCGGGAGGACAGGCGTGTTCTGGGCGTGCGGTGTGACGCCCCAGCAGGCGGCGCTCGACGCTCGTCTGCCGCTGATGATCACGCATTGCCCGGGGCACGGCTTCATCACGGACCTGCGCGCCGACGCGATCTGCCAGCCGTAG
- a CDS encoding Gfo/Idh/MocA family oxidoreductase: MRELRFGVVGCGGMGTLHCSNASFVPGLTTVAYCDVDLARAEKFLAAYGGEYATTDMARVFGDASIDGVLVQTGEVHHPRVVTAAARAGKHIFCEKPLARTLAEAREAAQAVDASGVKMVFGVCNRLAPMVRRAKGIVPNPHYTFCQCSDTVTGQAVHNLDLAVNLFHEAPLVRVYAQGAQVWNYDPHLPVDSFVATLTFADESVHCYIQHGGSRNGTLRKYSYQLFGKDRCVFLAERFKKCIVHDASGTVTQTMSFEGPDFGGQGYHDVRGPIGYMGHYDEIAHLADCIRNDGQTEMTVRHGVRVLAVEKAILESCVSGAPVDFPAFCRANGIEAYA, from the coding sequence ATGCGTGAGCTTCGGTTTGGCGTCGTCGGCTGCGGGGGCATGGGCACCCTTCACTGCAGCAACGCGAGCTTTGTGCCCGGGCTCACGACGGTCGCCTACTGCGATGTCGATCTCGCCCGCGCCGAGAAGTTCCTCGCGGCGTACGGCGGCGAGTACGCGACGACCGACATGGCGCGCGTGTTCGGCGACGCGTCGATCGACGGCGTGCTCGTCCAGACGGGCGAAGTGCACCATCCCCGCGTGGTCACAGCGGCGGCGCGCGCCGGGAAGCACATCTTCTGCGAAAAGCCGCTCGCCCGCACACTCGCCGAGGCGCGGGAGGCGGCTCAAGCCGTCGATGCGTCCGGCGTCAAGATGGTCTTCGGCGTCTGTAACCGGCTCGCGCCGATGGTTCGTCGCGCCAAGGGCATCGTTCCGAACCCCCACTACACCTTCTGTCAGTGTTCCGACACGGTGACGGGTCAGGCGGTTCACAACCTCGACCTCGCCGTGAACCTGTTCCACGAAGCGCCGCTGGTGCGCGTCTACGCGCAGGGAGCGCAGGTCTGGAACTACGATCCCCATCTGCCGGTGGACAGCTTCGTCGCGACGCTCACCTTCGCCGACGAGAGCGTCCACTGCTACATCCAGCACGGCGGGAGCCGTAACGGGACGCTCCGCAAGTACAGCTACCAGCTCTTCGGCAAGGATCGCTGCGTGTTCCTCGCAGAGCGGTTCAAGAAGTGCATCGTCCACGATGCGTCCGGGACGGTCACGCAGACGATGAGCTTCGAGGGACCCGACTTCGGCGGGCAGGGCTATCACGACGTTCGGGGCCCCATCGGCTACATGGGACACTATGATGAGATCGCCCATCTCGCCGACTGCATCCGAAACGACGGTCAGACCGAGATGACCGTCCGGCATGGCGTACGGGTTCTCGCGGTCGAGAAGGCGATCCTGGAAAGCTGCGTGTCCGGCGCTCCGGTCGACTTCCCGGCGTTCTGCCGCGCCAACGGGATCGAGGCGTATGCCTGA
- a CDS encoding winged helix-turn-helix transcriptional regulator — translation MRSIFDPAAQHSDVDSKVVAALERLSEAFRILLWMENRETRLSPIQMQFLVHCLYQPAENRTVGSLAEYFGLTPATVSDAVRVLEAKGYVGRQQDALDRRVVHLYLTADGRTVAQRVSGWAEPMRKALADISQDQKLVAMEVLMGMIANLFHSGVISVANMCLLCANLAANASGDEDAPYWCSLRDQPVHASDLRLNCASHRSLYGGFG, via the coding sequence CACAGTGACGTCGACAGCAAGGTCGTCGCCGCTCTCGAACGCCTCTCCGAAGCTTTCCGCATCCTGCTCTGGATGGAGAATCGAGAGACGCGCCTGAGCCCCATCCAGATGCAGTTTCTCGTCCACTGCCTCTATCAGCCTGCCGAGAACCGGACGGTCGGGAGTCTGGCGGAGTACTTCGGTCTGACGCCCGCGACCGTCAGCGACGCCGTGCGGGTGCTCGAAGCAAAGGGCTACGTGGGTCGCCAACAGGATGCCCTCGACCGCCGGGTCGTGCACCTCTACCTGACGGCGGACGGAAGAACCGTCGCTCAGCGCGTCAGCGGTTGGGCGGAGCCGATGCGCAAGGCGCTGGCGGACATCTCGCAGGATCAGAAGTTGGTCGCGATGGAAGTGCTGATGGGCATGATCGCGAACCTCTTCCATTCCGGCGTGATCAGCGTCGCCAACATGTGCCTGCTGTGCGCGAACCTCGCGGCGAACGCGTCGGGCGACGAGGACGCGCCCTATTGGTGCAGCCTGCGCGACCAGCCAGTTCACGCGAGCGATCTGCGGCTGAACTGCGCCTCGCATCGTTCCCTCTACGGGGGGTTCGGCTGA